In Limisalsivibrio acetivorans, one genomic interval encodes:
- the nadB gene encoding L-aspartate oxidase encodes MQHKKFDYIVLGSGVAGLRAAIELAAHGDVAVITKCFLGESSSEYAQGGVAVVLNDDDDIFLHIDDTLKAGDGLCDRDAVLTLVEEGPRYIRELIAWGAQFDMHGGNLSFTREAAHSVNRIIHAQGDATGHEIVRSLKEHAGKFLNIYRVEYMYAIDFLVEDGRVTGVLTVDEKTGEQFAYYSKAVVVATGGAGRLFNRTTNPEVATGDGAAMAFRAYAELEDMEFYQFHPTALHFPGAPAFLLSESMRGEGAYLKNQNNERFCTKYHEDGELAPRDVVSRSIFFEMQELNTDHMYLDLTHLDKDFVKNRFPKIHSTCLEYGIDITLDLIPVSPAAHYYMGGIKTDTEGRTALKGLYACGEAACTGVHGANRLASNSLLEGVVYGGRSAKAAVRECNGFDILETEPEDRPLIKEEDYTKALRDIQNTMWLYVSVSRNEEGLKKAIDFLENYLVHFEGKRPADRKTAELRNLAEVGLMMAKAALARPGSRGGHYRDDLPERMSENTHIYFSDAEYNPRIR; translated from the coding sequence ATGCAGCATAAAAAATTCGATTATATAGTTCTCGGCAGCGGCGTTGCCGGTCTGAGGGCGGCTATTGAACTGGCCGCCCACGGCGACGTCGCAGTCATAACAAAGTGCTTTCTCGGTGAAAGCAGTTCGGAGTACGCCCAAGGGGGCGTTGCCGTTGTTCTCAACGATGATGACGACATCTTCCTTCACATAGACGACACACTCAAGGCGGGTGACGGCCTGTGCGATCGTGATGCCGTTCTTACCCTCGTGGAAGAGGGTCCCAGATATATCAGGGAACTCATCGCATGGGGCGCCCAGTTCGATATGCATGGCGGTAATCTCTCCTTCACCAGAGAAGCGGCCCACTCCGTTAACCGGATCATACATGCCCAAGGGGATGCAACGGGGCATGAGATAGTCCGCTCGCTCAAGGAGCATGCTGGCAAGTTCCTCAACATCTACCGTGTGGAGTACATGTACGCCATTGACTTCCTCGTTGAGGACGGAAGGGTTACGGGTGTTCTCACCGTGGATGAGAAGACGGGTGAGCAGTTCGCTTACTACTCCAAGGCCGTCGTGGTCGCCACTGGAGGAGCTGGCAGACTGTTCAACAGAACCACCAACCCCGAGGTTGCCACAGGGGACGGTGCGGCTATGGCCTTCAGGGCCTACGCAGAACTCGAGGATATGGAGTTCTACCAGTTTCATCCCACAGCCCTGCACTTCCCCGGCGCTCCCGCATTCCTCCTTAGCGAAAGCATGCGTGGAGAGGGGGCATACCTCAAGAACCAGAATAATGAACGATTCTGCACCAAATACCATGAAGACGGCGAGCTTGCACCCCGAGATGTGGTGAGCCGTTCCATATTCTTTGAGATGCAGGAGCTTAATACCGATCACATGTACCTGGATCTAACCCATCTCGACAAGGACTTTGTCAAGAACCGCTTCCCGAAGATACACTCCACCTGCCTTGAATACGGCATAGACATAACGCTCGACCTTATCCCAGTTAGTCCGGCCGCACACTACTACATGGGTGGAATCAAGACCGATACCGAAGGCAGAACAGCTCTCAAAGGGCTCTACGCCTGCGGCGAAGCGGCCTGCACCGGTGTTCACGGTGCAAACAGGCTCGCTAGCAACTCGCTCCTCGAAGGTGTCGTATACGGCGGAAGAAGTGCCAAGGCAGCTGTGCGTGAATGCAACGGTTTTGACATACTAGAGACAGAGCCGGAGGATAGACCCCTCATTAAAGAGGAGGACTACACAAAGGCACTCAGGGATATACAGAACACCATGTGGCTCTATGTAAGTGTCTCACGCAACGAAGAGGGGCTGAAAAAGGCGATAGACTTCCTTGAAAACTACCTTGTCCACTTCGAAGGGAAACGTCCTGCGGACAGAAAGACAGCGGAGTTGCGCAACCTCGCCGAAGTGGGGCTTATGATGGCAAAGGCCGCACTCGCAAGACCCGGAAGCAGAGGCGGACACTACAGGGATGACCTCCCCGAACGGATGAGTGAGAATACACACATATACTTCAGCGATGCCGAATATAATCCCCGTATCCGATAA
- a CDS encoding lytic transglycosylase domain-containing protein, whose product MTAEKIYKRILTAFIAYVLLLNTLTFLTTFNPKQLLNPFHIRNRTISVYHLTRHVILVSGIAFRPIPREVVNEKAVRLSEEFGIDPELVKIVIDVESEYNKFAISRTGAMGLMQLMPATFNDMSDGDPFLMEDNLRAGIKYLTQQLARFRNTELALSAYNAGPTTVTSFGNRIPDYGETQHYVKKIMGRYRPKGN is encoded by the coding sequence ATGACAGCCGAAAAGATATATAAAAGAATACTTACCGCCTTCATAGCATACGTTCTTCTGCTGAACACCCTCACCTTTCTGACCACCTTTAACCCGAAACAGCTTCTGAACCCCTTCCATATAAGAAACAGGACCATCAGTGTATATCATCTCACACGCCACGTCATACTGGTTTCGGGGATAGCCTTCCGTCCCATACCAAGGGAGGTTGTGAATGAAAAGGCTGTGAGACTCTCCGAGGAGTTCGGCATAGACCCGGAGCTTGTTAAGATAGTCATCGATGTTGAATCGGAGTACAACAAGTTTGCCATATCCAGAACCGGCGCCATGGGGCTTATGCAGTTAATGCCAGCCACCTTCAACGATATGAGTGACGGAGACCCCTTCCTCATGGAGGACAACCTGCGGGCAGGCATCAAATATCTCACCCAGCAGCTTGCACGCTTCCGTAATACGGAGCTGGCACTATCGGCATACAACGCCGGCCCGACTACGGTCACCTCCTTCGGCAACCGCATACCGGACTACGGCGAAACACAGCACTACGTCAAAAAGATAATGGGGCGCTACCGCCCCAAAGGGAACTAG
- the eno gene encoding phosphopyruvate hydratase, with amino-acid sequence MTDIIEVYAREIMDSRGNPTVEVEVVTSGGHVGRAAVPSGASTGEFEAVELRDADATRYLGKGVLKAVQNVNEIIADELEGIDVTEQKLIDELLIEMDGTDNKSKLGANAILGVSLACAKAAAEAVSLPLYKYIGGSFAHTLPVPMMNIINGGEHADNNVDIQEFMIMPVGAETFRDALRMGAETFHNLKKVLSSKGYNTAVGDEGGFAPNLQSNEEAVEVILKAVENAGYKPGEDIMIALDAASSEFYKDGKYTLNAEKNPVKDVDEMVEYYSYLCGKFPIISIEDGLDQDDWEGWKKLTDALGDKVQLVGDDLFVTNVKRLEKGIQEGVANSILIKLNQIGSLTETLHAIELAKTACYTNVISHRSGETEDTTIADLAVATNAGQIKTGSTSRTDRVAKYNQLLRIEEELLDQGVYKGLAAFYNIG; translated from the coding sequence ATGACCGACATTATCGAAGTTTACGCCAGAGAAATCATGGACTCAAGGGGCAACCCCACCGTTGAGGTTGAGGTTGTCACAAGCGGAGGACACGTGGGGAGAGCCGCAGTGCCTTCGGGAGCTTCCACAGGTGAATTCGAGGCTGTGGAACTCAGAGATGCCGATGCGACAAGATACCTCGGCAAAGGGGTACTCAAGGCAGTTCAAAACGTTAATGAGATCATCGCCGATGAGCTTGAGGGTATTGACGTTACAGAGCAGAAGCTCATAGATGAGCTTCTCATTGAGATGGACGGAACAGACAACAAAAGCAAGCTGGGAGCAAACGCAATACTCGGCGTTTCCCTTGCATGCGCCAAGGCCGCCGCAGAAGCAGTTTCACTCCCTCTTTACAAATACATCGGCGGTTCCTTTGCACATACACTCCCCGTCCCCATGATGAACATCATCAACGGCGGAGAGCATGCGGACAACAACGTGGACATTCAGGAATTCATGATCATGCCCGTTGGGGCGGAAACCTTCCGTGATGCCCTGCGTATGGGTGCAGAAACCTTCCATAACCTCAAGAAGGTTCTCAGCTCCAAGGGGTACAACACCGCTGTGGGTGACGAGGGTGGATTCGCCCCCAATCTTCAGTCCAACGAAGAGGCCGTTGAGGTTATCCTCAAGGCTGTGGAAAATGCGGGATACAAGCCCGGCGAGGATATCATGATCGCCCTTGATGCTGCTTCCAGCGAATTCTACAAGGACGGCAAGTACACCCTTAATGCGGAGAAAAACCCCGTTAAGGATGTTGATGAGATGGTGGAGTACTACAGCTACCTCTGCGGAAAGTTTCCCATAATCTCCATTGAGGACGGCCTTGATCAGGATGACTGGGAAGGGTGGAAGAAGCTCACCGATGCACTCGGCGACAAGGTTCAGCTTGTGGGTGACGACCTCTTCGTTACCAACGTTAAGAGGCTTGAGAAGGGTATTCAGGAGGGGGTTGCAAACTCCATCCTCATTAAGCTCAACCAGATAGGCTCACTCACAGAGACCCTTCACGCCATCGAGCTTGCCAAAACCGCATGCTACACCAACGTTATCTCCCACAGGAGCGGAGAGACCGAGGATACCACAATTGCAGATCTTGCCGTTGCCACCAACGCAGGCCAGATCAAAACAGGCTCCACCTCCAGAACGGACAGGGTTGCGAAATATAACCAGCTCCTTCGTATTGAGGAAGAGCTTCTGGACCAGGGAGTTTACAAAGGACTTGCGGCCTTTTATAATATCGGCTAA
- a CDS encoding radical SAM protein has protein sequence MYEIPNLLFADRQGNIYDHPTLKMTVRSENFNFVPYETELIELPEHSKLFFVPETHPIAYNEETSNMETFTGGSAVSAFLAPGYLRLFLPAMEKQNETLLPLFAYTAVGWLNGKFVVPAIKIDDDSRWNPGLYDFTDNFAPKVHAVLEKYPKNRLYKQLAKCALEYHCTAAKNVFEGRWECPLPVAPSCNSRCIGCISQQPAECCPAPQSRLDFVPSAREIIEIALNHHETAGNAVVSFGQGCEGDPITEAETAAKAIRVIKKKAPGLTVNFNSNCSNPEKMKMILDAGADSIRVSMNSAVHSTYESYYNPVNYEFDDVLKSIELANRYNAYVSLNLLTIPGVNDREGEINTLMDFLDAYSIDLIQMRNLNIDPDFLFSKLKFKTEEILGLKNMLKLIKRKYKNIKFGYFNRTREDFHKDFGYPDLKKRG, from the coding sequence ATGTACGAGATACCGAATCTCCTGTTTGCTGACAGACAGGGAAATATATACGATCACCCCACGCTTAAGATGACCGTACGGAGTGAAAACTTCAACTTCGTACCCTATGAAACCGAACTTATAGAACTGCCGGAGCATTCGAAGCTGTTCTTTGTTCCCGAAACACACCCCATCGCATACAACGAAGAGACCTCCAATATGGAGACCTTCACAGGGGGGAGTGCGGTTAGCGCATTCCTTGCCCCGGGATATCTGAGGCTTTTCCTCCCGGCGATGGAGAAGCAGAATGAAACCCTTCTCCCCCTCTTCGCCTATACAGCTGTGGGCTGGCTGAACGGCAAGTTTGTTGTACCCGCAATAAAGATCGACGATGACAGCCGGTGGAACCCCGGGCTTTATGACTTCACGGATAATTTCGCACCAAAGGTGCACGCCGTCCTGGAGAAATACCCCAAGAACAGGCTGTATAAACAGCTCGCCAAATGTGCCCTTGAGTATCACTGCACGGCGGCAAAGAACGTTTTTGAGGGTAGATGGGAGTGCCCCCTCCCCGTGGCACCAAGCTGTAACAGCCGCTGTATAGGGTGTATATCCCAACAGCCCGCAGAATGCTGCCCCGCACCCCAGTCACGCCTCGATTTCGTACCTTCGGCAAGGGAGATAATCGAGATTGCGCTGAACCACCATGAAACAGCGGGGAATGCTGTGGTGAGCTTCGGTCAGGGGTGCGAAGGTGACCCCATTACGGAGGCGGAAACAGCGGCCAAGGCCATACGTGTAATCAAAAAGAAGGCCCCCGGCCTTACCGTTAACTTCAACTCCAACTGTAGTAATCCGGAGAAGATGAAGATGATCCTGGATGCCGGAGCGGACAGCATTCGAGTAAGCATGAACTCCGCCGTCCACTCTACCTATGAGTCATACTACAACCCGGTGAACTACGAGTTTGATGATGTGCTTAAGAGTATCGAGCTGGCAAACAGGTACAACGCCTATGTATCACTGAACCTACTCACCATACCGGGGGTGAACGACCGTGAGGGGGAGATAAACACCCTTATGGATTTCCTCGATGCGTACAGCATTGATCTTATCCAGATGCGCAACCTAAACATAGATCCGGACTTCCTTTTTTCTAAGCTAAAGTTTAAAACTGAGGAAATTCTCGGTTTAAAAAACATGCTCAAGCTGATAAAAAGAAAGTATAAGAATATAAAGTTCGGGTACTTCAACAGAACCAGAGAGGATTTCCACAAGGACTTCGGCTATCCCGACCTTAAGAAAAGGGGATAA
- a CDS encoding L,D-transpeptidase family protein has product MKLLVPAILLLMLISVQVYSESADLILIEKSKRRLTLYSGEKAIGSYPISLGFEPEGAKLCEGDGKTPEGLYRISVKNPMSSYHLSLGISYPNKDDRRASMAAGCPPGGDIMIHGLPPKYSWARRLHLLIDWTAGCIAVTNRDIEEIWELTPVNTKVRIEP; this is encoded by the coding sequence ATGAAACTCCTCGTCCCTGCCATACTGCTGCTTATGCTCATCTCCGTCCAGGTCTATTCGGAATCGGCAGATCTTATTCTCATAGAAAAAAGTAAACGCAGACTGACGTTGTACAGCGGTGAAAAGGCCATCGGAAGCTATCCTATATCCCTCGGTTTTGAGCCGGAGGGTGCCAAGCTTTGCGAAGGTGACGGTAAGACGCCAGAGGGGCTGTACAGAATAAGCGTCAAGAACCCCATGAGCAGCTATCACCTGTCCCTCGGGATCTCATACCCCAACAAAGATGACAGAAGAGCCTCCATGGCGGCGGGATGCCCGCCGGGGGGTGATATCATGATCCACGGCTTGCCTCCTAAATACAGCTGGGCGAGGAGGCTGCACTTGCTAATTGACTGGACAGCTGGATGTATTGCCGTTACAAACAGAGATATAGAAGAGATTTGGGAGCTTACCCCGGTCAATACAAAGGTGAGGATAGAACCATAG
- a CDS encoding PrsW family intramembrane metalloprotease: protein MGAYPGQYKGEDRTIDSETAGIWGVVLLTAAFWVILLRRYDKVHPEPMLAVVSMVIIGGVGSYYTAGYTNAVLEELTGFRFADPMLSTASAVKITFLMGLNEEFFKALFTLLIIKDAKVFDEPVDAAVYAVSTAIGFAAFENADYAVRYGSAVLFERSLASMPLHISLASIWALGIAKGKFAYGGYIRNATPYILLAGILHAFYNYAVIFAPDPLYSYVFAGVIILMTVSFMFFILKRLEALST, encoded by the coding sequence TTGGGAGCTTACCCCGGTCAATACAAAGGTGAGGATAGAACCATAGACTCTGAAACCGCAGGCATATGGGGGGTAGTACTCCTTACGGCCGCCTTCTGGGTAATACTTCTCAGAAGATACGACAAAGTGCACCCGGAACCGATGCTTGCCGTTGTCAGCATGGTCATAATCGGCGGTGTGGGGAGCTACTACACAGCGGGGTACACCAACGCTGTCCTTGAAGAGCTCACAGGCTTTCGCTTTGCCGATCCTATGCTGAGCACCGCTTCGGCCGTTAAGATAACCTTCCTTATGGGGCTTAATGAGGAGTTCTTCAAAGCGCTTTTCACCCTGCTTATCATAAAGGATGCGAAGGTGTTCGACGAGCCTGTGGACGCCGCTGTATATGCCGTTTCCACAGCCATAGGCTTCGCCGCATTTGAGAATGCGGACTACGCCGTACGCTACGGCTCAGCCGTTCTCTTCGAACGCTCCCTTGCATCGATGCCTCTGCATATCTCCCTCGCCTCCATCTGGGCACTGGGGATAGCCAAGGGTAAGTTCGCCTACGGGGGCTACATCAGAAACGCTACCCCCTATATCCTCCTCGCTGGAATACTCCATGCATTCTACAATTACGCAGTAATCTTTGCACCCGATCCACTCTACTCGTACGTATTCGCAGGTGTCATAATACTAATGACAGTGAGTTTTATGTTTTTTATTCTGAAAAGACTCGAGGCTCTAAGTACATAG
- a CDS encoding aminopeptidase has translation MQLEKKMAELICGYSLNLTKGDILLIRAESCSEPLVKALFEKALQLGVKPVLRMAFKGQQASFFKFAEKEQLEFIPHSVMADAENVTASVFIDATANTKELTNADKQKVTTYSKSMRKVRDIMMERESKGEFRWSLCPYPTAAMAQDAEMSLDEYAEFVFRACKLHMDDPVAAWQEVDAYQKKVIGILDGSKEVRIVGDRTDITFNVEGRKWINCNGHHNMPDGEVFTSPVEDGVDGEIFFDVPTSYLGVEAGGISLKIEKGRIVEASAQKGEAFLKSILETDEGSKLIGEVAFGLNETITKATKNILFDEKIGRSIHMAVGASYPEAGGKNKSGIHWDMIKDMKNGKAYVDGELVYENGYFKGV, from the coding sequence ATGCAGTTAGAAAAGAAGATGGCGGAACTCATATGCGGATACAGCCTTAACCTTACGAAGGGGGATATACTCCTCATACGTGCTGAGTCCTGCTCGGAGCCCCTTGTTAAGGCGTTATTCGAGAAGGCTTTGCAACTCGGAGTTAAGCCTGTTCTGCGCATGGCCTTTAAGGGTCAGCAGGCGAGCTTCTTCAAATTTGCCGAGAAGGAGCAGCTCGAATTCATCCCCCACAGCGTAATGGCGGATGCGGAGAATGTAACGGCATCCGTATTCATTGATGCCACAGCAAACACCAAAGAGCTCACCAATGCGGATAAACAGAAGGTTACAACCTACAGCAAATCGATGCGCAAGGTTCGTGATATCATGATGGAGCGTGAATCGAAGGGTGAATTCCGCTGGTCGCTATGCCCCTATCCCACAGCCGCAATGGCGCAGGATGCGGAGATGTCTCTGGATGAATACGCTGAATTCGTTTTCAGGGCTTGCAAGCTCCACATGGATGACCCCGTTGCCGCATGGCAGGAGGTGGATGCGTATCAGAAGAAGGTTATCGGCATCCTTGACGGAAGCAAAGAGGTCCGCATTGTGGGGGACAGGACGGATATAACCTTCAACGTGGAGGGGCGTAAATGGATAAACTGCAACGGCCACCACAACATGCCCGACGGCGAGGTCTTCACCAGCCCCGTAGAGGATGGAGTTGACGGCGAGATATTCTTCGATGTGCCCACATCCTATCTTGGTGTGGAGGCTGGGGGAATCAGCCTCAAAATTGAAAAGGGTAGGATTGTTGAGGCCTCGGCGCAGAAGGGTGAGGCATTCCTGAAATCGATACTTGAAACCGATGAGGGCTCGAAACTGATCGGCGAGGTCGCCTTCGGCCTGAATGAGACGATAACAAAGGCAACCAAGAATATACTCTTCGATGAGAAGATAGGGCGCAGTATCCACATGGCCGTGGGTGCATCCTATCCCGAAGCCGGCGGAAAGAACAAGTCGGGCATCCACTGGGATATGATAAAGGATATGAAGAACGGCAAGGCGTACGTTGACGGTGAGCTTGTGTACGAAAACGGTTATTTCAAAGGGGTGTAG
- a CDS encoding iron-containing alcohol dehydrogenase, which produces MEGFVFRSPVKAHFGFGAMEEIKGILEPYKSVGVVSGKTAIEKTGFRSFLEETFSGSKNLSFYSQVEENPSINTIIRGGKFMRESKCDVILAFGGGSPLDAAKSIAAFATNHEGFYDLHYKKELPKPPLPVLAVPTTCGTGSEMNAYSIITDTEKLDKINFSKEGMFPKWAVLDPGLLRTLDEKTLLATVFDAFTHAMEGFISTKANPFSDMAAMTSMELIASTLASTDDLTSDDALMNFMYASSLAGVVILHTGTTLLHALGYYLTNRKGIHHGTANAMLLEGYMQMLSDKSVQKFGVVPAVFSKHGFDMQKWLDRLGAESLDNTLSDDEKLEMVKYALAKPNTKLTPFTADEDFVLERLG; this is translated from the coding sequence ATGGAAGGCTTTGTATTTCGCAGTCCGGTAAAGGCGCATTTCGGCTTCGGCGCCATGGAGGAGATCAAGGGGATCCTTGAGCCCTATAAGAGCGTCGGCGTTGTCTCCGGTAAAACAGCCATCGAGAAGACCGGCTTTCGTAGCTTCCTGGAGGAAACCTTCTCAGGAAGCAAGAACCTGAGCTTTTACTCACAGGTGGAGGAAAATCCCTCCATCAATACGATTATCCGTGGGGGGAAGTTCATGCGTGAATCGAAGTGCGATGTTATCCTCGCCTTCGGCGGCGGAAGCCCCCTCGATGCGGCTAAGTCCATAGCCGCCTTTGCCACAAACCATGAGGGATTCTACGATCTGCACTATAAAAAGGAGCTCCCCAAGCCTCCGCTCCCTGTACTTGCAGTGCCCACCACATGCGGAACGGGTAGCGAGATGAACGCATACTCCATCATTACCGATACGGAGAAGCTCGATAAGATCAACTTCAGCAAGGAGGGGATGTTCCCGAAATGGGCGGTGCTGGATCCCGGCCTTCTCCGCACGCTGGATGAAAAAACTCTCCTCGCAACGGTCTTCGATGCCTTTACCCACGCCATGGAGGGCTTTATCTCAACGAAGGCGAACCCCTTCAGCGATATGGCTGCGATGACATCCATGGAGCTTATAGCAAGCACCCTTGCATCCACAGACGACCTGACCTCCGATGACGCGCTCATGAACTTCATGTACGCATCCTCCCTTGCCGGTGTTGTGATACTGCATACGGGAACCACCCTCCTGCATGCCCTCGGCTACTACCTTACCAACCGGAAAGGTATCCACCATGGAACGGCAAATGCCATGCTACTTGAGGGATACATGCAGATGCTTTCGGATAAGTCCGTTCAGAAGTTTGGTGTTGTTCCCGCTGTTTTCAGTAAGCATGGTTTTGATATGCAGAAGTGGCTGGACAGGCTGGGTGCTGAAAGCCTTGATAATACGTTGAGCGATGATGAGAAGCTGGAGATGGTTAAATACGCTTTGGCAAAGCCGAACACAAAGCTCACCCCCTTCACTGCGGATGAGGATTTCGTTCTGGAGAGGCTGGGCTAG
- a CDS encoding response regulator, with translation MKELSQLSILYVDDDDLMRFSLPRVLGKHVKEITVAENGLQGLELFEKCRHDAVITDLEMPVLNGVEFMKRLREYYGDVPIIVLTAFEDQAELAKDADVVLAKPLLIKKVVAALGECAKK, from the coding sequence ATGAAAGAGCTTTCACAGCTTAGTATTCTCTACGTGGATGATGATGACCTCATGCGCTTCTCCCTTCCAAGGGTTCTCGGCAAGCATGTGAAGGAGATAACGGTGGCGGAGAACGGTCTGCAGGGGCTTGAGCTCTTTGAAAAGTGCCGCCATGATGCTGTGATTACGGACCTTGAGATGCCGGTGCTTAACGGTGTTGAGTTTATGAAACGTCTGCGGGAATACTATGGCGATGTTCCAATTATCGTGCTCACAGCCTTTGAGGATCAGGCTGAGCTTGCAAAGGATGCGGATGTTGTTCTGGCTAAACCGCTTCTTATTAAGAAGGTGGTGGCAGCCCTCGGGGAATGTGCTAAGAAATAA
- a CDS encoding tRNA (5-methylaminomethyl-2-thiouridine)(34)-methyltransferase MnmD, giving the protein MPNIIPVSDNRVEVLTGDGSLSYYSKEYKQSYHARSIGAYTESLHKYVVTTDIVSRLKTGNVRLLDICLGLGANLAVTLEECEKAGAKGSLEITSVEKDPSLVQLILDNKGFWPLRGYSLLRELLMEGRVRNYGLDVAVGDAVNTFKRLKPPFDIVYFDPFSKRMNPEMWTPEVFGDMYRLLGDKGMLVTYSSGKGVRRDLQEAGFAVSDIPRLPNGFQSGTVAIKPD; this is encoded by the coding sequence ATGCCGAATATAATCCCCGTATCCGATAACAGGGTCGAGGTGCTTACGGGGGATGGCTCCCTCTCGTACTACAGCAAAGAGTACAAACAGTCCTACCACGCCCGCAGTATCGGTGCATACACCGAGAGCCTTCATAAATACGTTGTCACAACGGATATAGTCAGCAGGTTGAAGACCGGAAATGTGCGTCTGCTCGATATATGCCTCGGTCTGGGTGCTAATCTGGCGGTAACCTTAGAAGAGTGCGAAAAGGCTGGCGCTAAAGGCTCCCTTGAGATAACAAGCGTGGAGAAGGACCCTTCGCTGGTTCAACTGATCCTCGATAATAAAGGTTTCTGGCCGCTCAGGGGGTATTCCCTGCTCCGTGAGCTTCTCATGGAAGGAAGGGTGCGCAACTACGGTCTTGATGTGGCTGTGGGTGATGCGGTGAACACCTTTAAGAGGCTAAAACCGCCATTTGATATCGTATACTTCGATCCGTTCAGCAAAAGGATGAACCCCGAGATGTGGACGCCGGAGGTGTTCGGCGATATGTACAGACTGCTTGGGGATAAGGGTATGCTTGTAACCTATTCCAGCGGAAAAGGTGTAAGAAGAGACCTTCAGGAGGCGGGGTTTGCCGTCTCAGACATACCCCGCCTGCCTAACGGTTTTCAGTCAGGAACTGTGGCTATAAAACCTGATTGA